In a genomic window of Periophthalmus magnuspinnatus isolate fPerMag1 chromosome 3, fPerMag1.2.pri, whole genome shotgun sequence:
- the ercc3 gene encoding general transcription and DNA repair factor IIH helicase subunit XPB yields the protein MGKKDKSDRDKKSKKRVYDEEDDEDDFGGSESKEAVPAAAGKQVDESGTKVDEYGAKDYRTDMPLKNDHSSRPLWVAPDGHIFLEAFSPVYKYAQDFLVAIAEPVCRPNHVHEYKLTAYSLYAAVSVGLQTSDIVEYLQKLSKTSVPDGIIQFIKLCTVSYGKVKLVLKHNRYFVESAFPDVIQHLLQDSVVRECRLRNTDGGDTELITEVIHSKSAITKMQEKGGASTSQAADGSTEQVPEDIFSYYEQMDKDEEEEEETQTVSFEIRQEMIEELQKRCINLEYPLLAEYDFRNDSVNPDINIDLKATAVLRPYQEKSLRKMFGNGRARSGVIVLPCGAGKSLVGVTAACTVRKRCLVLGNSSVSVEQWKAQFKMWSTIDDSQICRFTSDAKDKPIGCSIAISTYSMLGHTTKRSWEAERVMEWMRTQEWGLMILDEVHTIPAKMFRRVLTIVQAHCKLGLTATLVREDDKIVDLNFLIGPKLYEANWMELQNNGYIAKVQCAEVWCPMSPEFYREYVAIKTKKRILLYTMNPNKFRACQFLIRFHERRNDKIIVFADNVFALKEYAVRLNKPFIYGPTSQGERMQILQNFKHNPKINTIFISKVGDTSFDLPEANVLIQISSHGGSRRQEAQRLGRVLRAKKGMVAEEYNAYFYSLVSQDTQEMAYSTKRQRFLVDQGYSFKVITKLAGMDEEDLMFSTREEQYQLLQKVLAASDLDAEEEVVAGEVGGRPQISRRTGTMSSMSGADDTVYMEYQSRGSKAASLAKNVHPLFKRFRKL from the exons ATGGGTAAAAAGGATAAAAGTGATCGGG acAAGAAGTCCAAAAAGCGTGTGTATGATGAAgaggatgatgaagatgattttgGGGGTAGTGAGTCCAAGGAGGCTGTACCTGCTGCAGCTGGGAAACAGGTGGATGAATCGGGCACTAAAGTGGACGAGTACGGAGCCAAAGACTACCGCACTGATATGCCTTTGAAGAATGACCACTCCTCACGACCGCTTTGGGTG GCTCCTGATGGACACATTTTTCTTGAAGCCTTCTCACCCGTCTATAAGTATGCTCAGGATTTCTTGGTGGCCATAGCAGAGCCCGTGTGTCGGCCAAACCATGTCCACGAGTACAAGTTGACTGCCTACTCCCTGTACGCAGCTGTCAGCGTAGGCCTTCAGACATCAGACATTGTGGAATATCTACAAAAACTCAGCAAGACTTCTGTCCCTGATGGAATAATACAGTTTATAaaa CTCTGCACTGTGAGTTATGGTAAAGTCAAGCTGGTTCTGAAGCACAATAG ATACTTTGTTGAAAGTGCCTTCCCTGATGTGATCCAGCATTTGCTACAGGACAGTGTGGTCCGTGAGTGTCGACTTCGAAACACAGATGGAGGGGACACTGAACTTATTACTGAAGTCATCCACAGTAAATCAGCG ATAACAAAGATGCAGGAAAAAGGAGGTGCCTCTACATCACAGGCTGCTGATGGTTCAACTGAGCAAGTTCCAGAAGACATTTTTAGTTACTATGAGCAAATGGAcaaagatgaggaggaggaagaagagactcAAACCGTGTCATTTGAAATTAGACAA gAGATGATTGAGGAACTTCAGAAGCGTTGCATTAATTTGGAGTACCCCCTGCTAGCGGAGTATGACTTTCGTAATGATTCAGTCAATCCAGACATAAACATTGACTTAAAGGCCACTGCAGTGTTGAGGCCTTATCAAGAAAAAAGCCTGCGCAAGATGTTTGGGAATGGTCGTGCACGCTCAGGAGTCATTGTGCTTCCGTGCG GTGCTGGTAAATCCCTGGTGGGAGTAACAGCTGCATGCACTGTGCGGAAACGCTGTCTTGTTTTGGGTAACTCCTCAGTATCCGTGGAGCAGTGGAAAGCCCAGTTCAAGATGTGGTCCACCATTGACGACTCTCAAATCTGTCGCTTCACTTCGGATGCTAAAGACAAACCCATTGGTTGCTCCATTGCTATCAGCACTTATTCTATGTTGGGACATACAACAAAGCGTTCATGGGAGGCTGAGAGAGTCATGGAGTGGATGCGTACTCAAGAGTGGGGCCTCATGATCTTGGATGAGGTGCACACTATCCCTG ccaaGATGTTTCGCCGTGTCCTGACTATTGTCCAGGCCCATTGTAAACTGGGACTCACAGCTACATTAGTCAGAGAAgatgacaagattgttgacctcAACTTCCTGATCGGACCTAAACTTTATGAGGCCAACTGGATGGAGTTACAGAATAATGGGTATATTGCCAAAGTTCAGTGTGCAGAG GTGTGGTGTCCAATGTCTCCAGAGTTTTACCGAGAGTATGTGGCTATCAAGACCAAAAAGCGAATCCTTCTCTATACAATGAATCCAAACAAGTTTCGAGCTTGTCAGTTTCTAATTCGATTCCATGAAAGACGTAATGATAAGATCATTGTCTTTGCTgataatgtttttgctttgaagGAATATGCAGTCCGTCTCAACAA GCCTTTCATCTATGGTCCAACGTCTCAGGGGGAGAGAATGCAGATCCTTCAAAATTTTAAACACAACCCAAAGATTAACACAATTTTTATCTCCAAG GTCGGAGATACCTCATTTGACCTTCCAGAGGCGAATGTTCTTATTCAGATCTCATCTCATGGTGGATCACGAAGACAGGAGGCCCAGAGGCTTGGCAGAGTCCTGAGGGCGAAAAAAG GAATGGTTGCTGAGGAGTACAATGCCTACTTCTACTCACTGGTGTCCCAGGACACGCAGGAGATGGCGTACTCCACAAAAAGACAGAGGTTCTTGGTCGACCAAGGCTACAGTTTTAAG GTGATAACGAAATTGGCCGGAATGGATGAGGAAGACCTGATGTTTTCTACACGTGAGGAACAGTACCAGCTCCTTCAGAAAGTTCTGGCAGCTTCAGATCtggatgcagaggaggaagtgGTAGCAGGAGAAGTGGGCGGTCGGCcacag ATTTCAAGACGGACAGGAACAATGAGCTCCATGTCAGGGGCAGATGACACTGTTTACATGGAGTATCAGAGCCGTGGGAGTAAAGCTGCTTCACTAGCTAAAAACGTGCACCCGCTGTTTAAGCGCTTCAGAAAGCTTTAG
- the gpalpp1 gene encoding GPALPP motifs-containing protein 1 → MSSNAIGPALPPHLRKDKDEKDSSSDDELVGPALPPGYKRGDPSSSDESENDVSVKRVKTSHSTENQQENSKTEDDYVDDDGFFGPALPPGFKKQQSSPEMTLVIGPALPPGFRRWSGDDDEVDDEDVAGFSGPALPPGYQHQAYSSEDEDAIGPMPSKGPIKDSMALDIERRAQRMKDKLLGNEAPVMPTRESWMTELPPELQHIGLGARTFKKRSGPEKSDRSIWTDTAADRERKAREHLEAKNKEEKGKDSAPQLSRKDIEMAEKVSKYNESKRAESLMSLHSKKMKEKAKEKVDQPVERRPFDRDADLQVNRFDEAQKQRLLKKSQELNTRFSHSRDRMFL, encoded by the exons atgTCGTCTAATGCTATCGGCCCAGCGTTGCCTCCCCATCTGAGGAAAGATAAAGACGAGAAGGACTCCAGTTCGGATGATGAAC TCGTCGGTCCTGCGTTGCCTCCCGGGTACAAACGAGGCGATCCGAGTTCTTCGGACGAAAGTGAAAACGATGTGTCGGTAAAAAGGGTCAAAACAAGCCACTCCACTGAAAATCAACA AGAAAATTCAAAGACTGAAGATGATTATGTCGATGACGATGGGTTCTTTGGACCAGCTCTTCCACCAGGATTCAAGAAACAGCAGAGCTCACCTGAAAT GACCCTTGTAATAGGACCAGCCTTACCACCTGGTTTTCGTAGATGGtctggtgatgatgatgaggttGATGATGAAGATGTAGCAGGTTTTTCAGGACCAGCTCTGCCTCCTGGATACCAGCACCAGGCATACAGCAGTGAGGATGAGGATGCGATTGGACCTATGCCATCCAAAGGACCCATCAAAGACTCCATGGCTTTGGACATTGAACGAAGGGCACAAAGAATGAAAGATAAGCTGTTAGGAAAT GAGGCTCCAGTTATGCCCACACGGGAATCATGGATGACAGAACTCCCGCCTGAACTACAACATATCGGCCTTGGTGCTCGGACGTTCAAAAAAAGATCTGGTCCAGAGAAAAGTGACCGCTCAATTTGGACAGATACAGCTGCAGACCGAGAGCGCAAAGCCAGG GAGCATCTTGAAGcgaaaaacaaagaagaaaagggTAAAGATAGTGCCCCACAGCTCTCCAGAAAAGACATTGAGATGGCAGAGAAAGTATCCAAATATAAT GAGTCCAAACGTGCTGAGTCTCTCATGAGTTTACACTCAAAGAAGATGAAGGAGAAGGCCAAAGAAAAGGTAGATCAGCCAGTGGAGAGGAGGCCATTTGATCGAGATGCAGACCTTCAAGTAAACCGCTTTGATGAAGCTCAGAAGCAAAGACTGCTGAAAAAATCTCAAGAACTTAACACACGCTTCTCCCACAGCAGGGACCGAATGTTTCTCTGA
- the gtf2f2a gene encoding general transcription factor IIF subunit 2 isoform X1 yields MSEKGEVDLTGAKQNTGVWLVKVPKYLSQQWTKASGRGEVGKIKICKKGNMGKPEVTFTLNEELTVIEGIDTVAAPREHPFTMQTVGGQTLAVFTETSAGQSEERSDGSSLGSGTGPDKIALEGMVVQRAECRPAVSESYMRLKRLQIEESSKPARLSQRLEKAVATNYKPVANHANNLEYERRKKEEGKRARADKQHVLDMLFSAFEKHQYYNIKDLVDITKQPVIYLKEILRDIGIYNVKGTHKNTWELKPEYRHYQVEEKTDE; encoded by the exons ATGTCAGAAAAGGGAGAAGTGGATTTAACTGGTGCCAAGCAAAACACTGGTGTATGGCTCGTAAAG GTTCCAAAATATCTGTCCCAACAATGGACAAAAGCATCTGGCAGAGGCGAAGTTGGGAAGATCAAGATATGCAA AAAAGGGAACATGGGGAAGCCTGAG GTGACTTTCACATTAAATGAAGAGTTGACTGTAATTGAAGGTATAGACACGGTAGCAGCCCCACGAGAGCATCCTTTCACCATGCAGACCGTAGGAGGGCAGACCTTAGCAGTCTTCACAGAGACTTCAGCAG GCCAGTCAGAGGAGAGATCTGATGGCAGCAGCCTAGGTTCGGGTACAGGTCCAG ATAAAATTGCCTTGGAGGGGATGGTAGTGCAGAGAGCTGAGTGCCGACCAGCTGTGAGTGAAAGTTACATGAGACTGAAAAG GTTACAGATAGAAGAGTCATCAAAACCAGCCAGATTGTCACAGCGTTTGGAGAAAGCAGTCGCAACCAACTACAAGCCTGTGGCAAATCACGCTAACAAT CTTGAGTATGAGAGGcgaaagaaagaggaagggaaaaGGGCGAGGGCAGACAAACAGCATGTGTTGGACATGTTGTTTTCTGCCTTTGAAAAGCACCAGTATTACAACATCAAAGATCTTGTGGATATCACAAAACAGCCTGTG ATTTACTTGAAGGAGATCCTGCGTGACATAGGCATCTACAATGTGAAgggaacacacaaaaacacatgggAGCTTAAACCGGAGTATCGACATTACCAAGTAGAGGAAAAGACTGATGAATAg
- the gtf2f2a gene encoding general transcription factor IIF subunit 2 isoform X2, which yields MSEKGEVDLTGAKQNTGVWLVKVPKYLSQQWTKASGRGEVGKIKICKKGNMGKPEVTFTLNEELTVIEGIDTVAAPREHPFTMQTVGGQTLAVFTETSADKIALEGMVVQRAECRPAVSESYMRLKRLQIEESSKPARLSQRLEKAVATNYKPVANHANNLEYERRKKEEGKRARADKQHVLDMLFSAFEKHQYYNIKDLVDITKQPVIYLKEILRDIGIYNVKGTHKNTWELKPEYRHYQVEEKTDE from the exons ATGTCAGAAAAGGGAGAAGTGGATTTAACTGGTGCCAAGCAAAACACTGGTGTATGGCTCGTAAAG GTTCCAAAATATCTGTCCCAACAATGGACAAAAGCATCTGGCAGAGGCGAAGTTGGGAAGATCAAGATATGCAA AAAAGGGAACATGGGGAAGCCTGAG GTGACTTTCACATTAAATGAAGAGTTGACTGTAATTGAAGGTATAGACACGGTAGCAGCCCCACGAGAGCATCCTTTCACCATGCAGACCGTAGGAGGGCAGACCTTAGCAGTCTTCACAGAGACTTCAGCAG ATAAAATTGCCTTGGAGGGGATGGTAGTGCAGAGAGCTGAGTGCCGACCAGCTGTGAGTGAAAGTTACATGAGACTGAAAAG GTTACAGATAGAAGAGTCATCAAAACCAGCCAGATTGTCACAGCGTTTGGAGAAAGCAGTCGCAACCAACTACAAGCCTGTGGCAAATCACGCTAACAAT CTTGAGTATGAGAGGcgaaagaaagaggaagggaaaaGGGCGAGGGCAGACAAACAGCATGTGTTGGACATGTTGTTTTCTGCCTTTGAAAAGCACCAGTATTACAACATCAAAGATCTTGTGGATATCACAAAACAGCCTGTG ATTTACTTGAAGGAGATCCTGCGTGACATAGGCATCTACAATGTGAAgggaacacacaaaaacacatgggAGCTTAAACCGGAGTATCGACATTACCAAGTAGAGGAAAAGACTGATGAATAg